The Gossypium hirsutum isolate 1008001.06 chromosome D07, Gossypium_hirsutum_v2.1, whole genome shotgun sequence genome includes the window taataaattttcttatatgaatttatataatttaaaataattaatattaaatataatttaataatgatatataatttcataaaattcttaataataaaatgttcttatatgaatttactaaactcataatataacttgagaattatattctgcataaatataattaacttatattaagaaaatattagatgaaaatgaaattctacatcataatccatatgttatatagttttacaacatcaaaaagtttgaacattgatttttaatggtcagaaagaaatcttctgacccattccaatcgcgcagcagaaggtaaactaaagaaaacgagcatttaagttggatgatctggaattttactcaaagctcgATACCGCtcatcgtcggttaaaccttcaatttcccataaggttgaatataaatttgtagctttcttttggatgatctggaattcttctgacttctgctgaactaccacatcggaggcaatactcctactgatttgatcgccaatgACCCGCATGTTTTcggccaataaagtggcagcctcatcaaatgaagaagacatattatcacgagcatcagatttcttctttctcttgtttgaagatgaggaagccccttggtctctatctcgTCGCGGCTCCGTAGTAGAAACATCCATATCATCCAAAGAAAcatcagcttcgcagtcatagaatgagtTTCTTTCTTCATCCATATATGTAGTAGGTACACCCtcagcatttatttcttcaagaacatcagcagctgtttgatcatctttcccagtcgctcgatctcttgcgtatatggcagtaaactggtcgtagtaagggaaagaacgatgtctgaattgagcagcttctttgtgactctaaaaaaataagaaaatcatattagttataagtttggtaaaaataagataataaagacttgaaataatcttacctttaaataggtgtcccaaaccgcatcttcagcaacaacgagctgcctatgctcgtcccaactaaaaccgctattgttttggccattaagcatgtcatagaTGATTGACCACTCTATTTTTAGTaacctaatcctcgattcaatattaggtttcgccttcaacattgcatttggtaaacccttttgtagcattctttccaactcgtttaaataaccggctttgaacccggtatcagcattaaatgttccaacattgtgcaagtccaccatgcaggaaaccaatgccacatcttcttctggaacccattttcttttggttcctcgagaagcttgagaagaagcatttgattttggaacacctgacataattatcttaagaaaaaaaaacaaattatattaattactattttaatatcatgaatcaaaaggtgaacactttataaaattataattaagttcaatatcatgaatcaaaagctccataccataaaaatttaaaattataacacatgttgaatgaaaagaaattaaattataattcaacaagtttagtacactacaaaaatcaattcaaacactgcaaaagtttcacaaactaatttctagatgcttgtcattcattgaacatttggttggctagttccatcctccaagtagcctaAGCAttcgatggatgaatatttacgatattcggttcatcgtcatccaccacattactaggtaatccttctcccacccccgcttcaataggatcaatactcatatgagttcggataaaattatggagcaaacaacatgcaataataattctattgtgcacccttacacgatagaatgatggactcctaagtattccccatctaagttttaataactcaaagcatctttcaataacattacgtgctgaggcatgtttcatattaaaaaactcttgcggagaacttggctgataaccctgacgccactcattcaaatgatatcgttgtcctctaaaaggtgcaagaaatccctcacaatttgtgtatccagcattaactagataataacaacctataaaataatttttttaaatgattaattcagcacaaaaagtttgatcttaatgaataattcaaaatcctctaactatccactttaccatgaggaacttttagtccatgtcttctactaatagcatctcgaagaacccgtccatcAGCAACTAAACCTTCCCAACcaagaagaacataaacaaattgcatatcaggtgtagaaacacctagcatatttgttgctatgtcaccttttcgtgttcgatatctaggtttatcaactgttagaaccctaatcttgatgtgggttctatcaagagcacctaagcaattctatatcatatgatataaaaccttgagttagaatactaatttaaatctaaatcaactaaatgttgtacaagctatatataaaactcagtccaataccttaaaccatttccaccttgtgtcagaagaatcagCTGAAATTGGCTCCGTCTTTTTAAATAACatatcttgtaagcgtatgacagcatttaaaacactatgaaatgctctgctaacagtttccccgaaccttctaaagtgatgcttgataactcgatttttcaggtgatgggagatgatatgtaaaaacattgccacttgctcatcaacaagcatgtttcttgatgacttcaatccccctaatgattctaacatctcacatagtttaaaaaaggcagttctattcatcttaatttattcaataaaggtctcgtcactagcatatcgaagccttttcacataatcccgttttgtataaaaatctaaggtataggacctaatacttggtctataagtatgtaggctaaggctggcacccattctaaataaaaaccaaatcgcaattctacagatttccaaccatattgtcaatgcaataccaattcttttacgcctcacactttgtgcaattaaaggcagacgagccattactgtaATATATTAATGTGTTCCATATTGTCAAATCACAGtaaaagggtcacatttctccaatcataatttcaataacagtaaaataaaattaaataatttaattgccaaagaacttacaGTGATTGTGTGAAAAGAAGACAATCAACTGTGGGTGGAGGAAGCAATCAAACAAGCCGCTTCAATAGGAAGCACTATCACattatcaaagaaaaatgaacaatacaaatttagaatcTTAACGAAGCAAAAAATAGAACTTTAACATTAACATTAACaatgaatatttgttttttaatcaacAATGTTACCAAATACTTGTTTTTTAATCAAGTTGTTTTTTAATCAACCATAATAATaatgaatatttgttttttaatcaaGTTGTTTACTTGATTATATCTAATGATCcaattttaatatattgaatattttttttaatcaagttgtttacttgattatatctaatgatcaaatttttattttatttactcatGATTGGATTGGGTTTAATTTATAATGGTTCAAAAGtcgatatatatgtaatattattaaaataatatttttaattttaattatttaaaaatatttttaattaatgcgttgtatatgaatatacacatttatttagttttatttttaataaaatgtttctAATTTATTCCTTCAATTTTAATCaccttacaatttattcattgtaTTATATCTAAcgcatctaagtaatcaccttacAATTTCGTATGAATGTCAAGTTTACAATATTATCTTCTTTAGTGATACATTGTGCTTTTGATTTTACAATATGTGACCCATATAAGCTTGTTGTTTTAGGAGGCTCTCATCTAGTTAAATAGATGATTTTCAAGCTCTTTTATCAATAGACTTGATGAATGTTCACATCTCAATCTTCCAATAGGCATAGTTTATTCTGtccaaaagaagtagttttgaagTTGAGCTACCTTCCttcataaaattcattttaactcaCCAAATAGAAAATCACACCAAAAGCTTTTGTTATTAGGCTTTAATACCAATAAAAATGTGTTTGGAAGGACTTGTTAAATAGACTTGTTGTATATACTTGTTGGCATAAATTGTGAGacaaaaatatttgtttaaacaAATCCAAGAAAAATAACAGCAATTGCTTATgcaattcaatatcaaatcttTCTAGAATTAACAATAATAGCAATTGTTTTAACACTTACCCAAATTATAATGATTCAAGtagctaaaattaaaaaaatacttgtaAGCACAAATTCTTATTTACTTTAccaaatagaaaatatatagcTAAAAgactgaaaaataaaataatttccaaaaaaaattaaaactcaatgCAAAAAATCAGCATGTATGCTAACAGTTTTACTGTGTTTCTCTGTATTTGATTTTGAAGTCTTACAAGTTTAGAAGATTGGATAAGTTACCAAACCTCTTGAATTGCAACTAGAGCTTCAATTTGCCAACGATTTATGTCTGGAGCAAATCGATAGCTAACAGTCCAATACCTACAAAATTTCATATAGAACATCAATATACTGGAACAACAGTGGTCAGATACACCAGGcgcaataaaatttcattatgtATCATATGAAAAGTGTTTCATTGATTTATATTGGACACCATCTTGTAAAGGTGACTGTATGAACCAGCAAAGCTAAACTCTAGCTTCAACTTGTATCAAAGACAGTGATTCGAATCTACTTACATGCAGAAAAAACAAAAGACACTAACAAGGCAGCCAATGAAACTCATTACACTATTGCACTTCAAACCAATGAGACTTAAATTAACAGTAAGTCAAGAAAAATGTTGAGCTTAAGCTTCATCAATGGAAGAAAGGAATACAGCTACAAAAACATGGCTGCTTGCATTGACAAATTCCAACTACAAGAAGTTTTAGACCAAAATAATAAACTGAAACAACACAACGAGACATGAATGTGCAAAAAGTAATTCCTTTGGTCTTCAAGGGCAACATGGCACATCCTACAAAATACTAATGCTGCAGCCTATGCTATCTCACTTCTAATTAATTTCCATTCCTTTGACTTCCTCCACAATCTCCTTAAGCTGAACCGAATTATACAAAAATATTCGAGGATGACGGTTAAGCAGCATAAGGATATTCGATTCAGGGACTCTAATTCCTCTCAAAACATATATTcagtgaaataaaaacaaatgcaacaacaACAGGAACCATAACCATAGACATGAAAAAGGAACCAAACAAAATATAACTAGCAGTGGAAATTGCTGCCCTGCTATTAAATCAAACTCTAAAAGAGAAGTAACTGGGACTCACTAAAAGAAGCATGAACAATTCTATTAAGCAACTTAGGTAGAAGATAACTTATACTAGTAAAAGGATAAAGATCTAGGCAACCAAAATGGTGACAAAATTTTCGCAGAGAAGTTATAATCAACTAGGTGTAGAGATGCATGTAGAAAGAAATCAGCACATCAAAATCTCATAAATATGCATGCACAAAAGGTTCAGTCATGATAACTACCTCAAcctgttctctttttttttgaaacatgtTAAATGCAGTGGCTCACTTTCACAATGACTGATCATTAAACTAATAAATAGACATAGCACAGCCAGAAAAGAACCTTTTTATTCAATATATGCCAGCTCAAAAAGCTATGAAAATTCCATCCAGAAAAAAACCATGTATATTACGGTTTCATGTATTCTTTCAGTATCCAAATAATTGGGCTTCTTATTATCTTATAGAACCTTAAACTGAAGTTGTTCTCACTGTAATTATGTTTAAACCAGTAGAAAATACCAGTACCCCGACCGAAAATTCTCaccgaaataaaaaaattaggcaGTATTGAAAACTCAAAGGttcaaactcaaaataaaaaattagacaCAAATCATGAAGTGAACTTTACTAAACGACAACCTAATCTACATATCGAATATTGAAAAGAGaaattatatgtttgatataAAACGATTGCTAAACCAAGAAAGAAGTTTGAAAGCAAACAATTTGAGAGCAAAAGAGAATTAGAAACCTTGGTTTACCTTTCAGTTGCAGGAAACTTGGAAACCCACCAAATGAGAACAAGCGAAAGAGtgacaaagagaaaaagaaaagaaaaggttgagaAGGCCAAGCGTAAATTGTGTTGTAAAAAACAGAAGAAGGAAAGGGGAAGCGTCGATCGGGAGGGAGCAAATCTGTAGAAACCGCAAGCTAGAAGGAAGAAACAGAAGAAGGAAAGGGGAAGCATCGATCGAtcgggagggagggtaaaacagggtaTAAAACTGAAGCAACACTTAAACTGAGCAAAAGGGAGGGATTAGAAATCGATGGATTTTGGGGATTAGGTCTGTAATGTATTAGACCCGTATTAGCcaatacactgaaccaaacaaaTGATTAAAGTGGGATTAAGTGGGGCCCACGGAATAGGGGTGtaatggctatgccaatacacccaaccaaacatgatGTTAGAGTAGCTCTTATGAAATTGTTGGAATGATAGGGTAGGAGAATGTTAGCTTTTGTTGCTTAATTTAGTTAGGATTTtatcacacacacaaaaaaaaaacctaaaatttatgTCAATGTTGTAATCTTAATTATAACTTTAGAATCTTCTCAAGAGTGCTCTCTTGAGTATGACCGAAAACAGTATTTTCGTGACAGGAATAGAGTGAAAtagtgaaaatttaaaataattttagggTATATTTAGAAACTATAGAGTAACTggatgaaaatgtaaatattattatagtaATTACATCCTCTTGTAAGTTACATGATAGTTCTCCATGTTGTGTTTGATAGTAAAAATTGCAATTACAAGTTacataatttaacttttttaaagtattaattattaaaaaagttaacaataatgtttgaagaaaaaaaatcttaataagtaacaaaaattaaaattatatcattgtattaaatatgttaattcaaAACAATTTTGCTCTCTAAAAATTCAAGTGTTGAAAAACTTTGAGGGCGTGTTAGGAGTTTAAAAAATCTTACCTTTAGTTTTAGAGTCTGCCGTTTGGCACGTTTCTCTCTCTACCGATTGGCACGGGTTCTTTCAGTCTGGTTTTGTTTTGACAGTTTCTGTGTTTTCGATGGAAGATGCACTGACAAATTTGAGGTTATTAGATGGGGAGGAGGAAGCGATCCAAGAGGACGAAGGAGAGATGAATGGTGCTTATCAATTCTATCTGGTGGGTCGCTGTCTAACAGATAGCGTTGTTCATTTTCCTTCCTTGCATAATACAATGGCGGATTTCTGGCATCCTATCGGGGGGATTTGTATTACGGAGTTAGGGGAGAAACggtatatttttcaattttttaataaggTTGACATTGAAAGGGTAGTCGTAGGAAAACCATGGTTTTTCAATAACCATTTACTTATACTCCAAAAAATTCCTGGTGGGGAAAATCCGGCAGCGTTGGAGTTAAAATTTACCGAGTTTTGGATTCAAGTCCATGAATTACCTCCAGGGCTGATGACTGAATCGATGGCAAAACAATTTGGTGATTTCTGCAGTAAATTTATTGAGTATGATACTTCCATACCGTCATTGGGTATTCAGAAATTTTTACGTATTTGTGTTTGTCTGGACGTTACTGCCCCATTGAAATATAAGAAGAAAGTCTTGATCGGGAAGTCTATGATTGTTTATGCTAGGTTTAAATATGAGAAGCTTAGTCTGTTCTATTTTATCTGTGGAAAATTAGGGCATGGGGAGAGTTATTGTCCTTTTCGGCTACAATTTGAACCAT containing:
- the LOC107956129 gene encoding uncharacterized protein, which encodes MEDALTNLRLLDGEEEAIQEDEGEMNGAYQFYLVGRCLTDSVVHFPSLHNTMADFWHPIGGICITELGEKRYIFQFFNKVDIERVVVGKPWFFNNHLLILQKIPGGENPAALELKFTEFWIQVHELPPGLMTESMAKQFGDFCSKFIEYDTSIPSLGIQKFLRICVCLDVTAPLKYKKKVLIGKSMIVYARFKYEKLSLFYFICGKLGHGESYCPFRLQFEPSKIVFGWDLSLRAVVRRRNMAVSRWLRAADGSPCVTENLVSFNHGISINGGKDLGRNFRGIVGNQNSNPNLILLGSVQYHSNNRQIKGCDGGNDALVADGLVYGPMDLVLDKEDGPIALLKVHDNECGEIWRLTGFYGNLDERSRSAS